From the genome of Psychrilyobacter atlanticus DSM 19335, one region includes:
- a CDS encoding DUF3798 domain-containing protein, with amino-acid sequence MKKLFLLVTMFVMSAFAFSADYHIGVVSGTVSQSEDGLRGAQELINKFGAAENGGKVIHITYPDNFMQEMETTISQIVSLADDPKMKAIVVTEAIPGTVEAFRRVREKNPDILLIANSPHEDPEMIADVADLVLNPDNVARGYLIVKAAQEMGAKKFMHISFPRHMSYELLSRRRDIMKQAASDLGMEFITMTAPDPVSDVGVAGAQQFILEKVPSWLKKYGKDTAFFATNDAQTEPLLKRIAEDGGYFVEADLPSPTMGYPGALGVKFDKSEKGNWPKILKKVEKSVVKAGGSGRMGTWAYSYNFAAAVALGTHAIDVIEGRSEIDDFDEVMASLGMQSPGAGWNGSEYVDVDGIERENFFLVYQDTYVFGKGYLNMTNLEVPEKYFEIN; translated from the coding sequence ATGAAAAAATTATTTTTGTTAGTTACAATGTTTGTAATGTCGGCGTTTGCCTTTTCAGCAGACTACCATATTGGTGTAGTATCTGGGACAGTGTCTCAATCAGAAGATGGGCTCAGAGGAGCTCAAGAGTTAATAAACAAGTTTGGAGCAGCTGAAAACGGAGGGAAAGTAATACATATAACTTACCCGGATAACTTCATGCAGGAGATGGAAACTACAATCTCTCAAATCGTAAGTTTAGCAGACGATCCTAAGATGAAAGCAATAGTTGTAACAGAAGCTATTCCTGGAACAGTGGAAGCTTTTAGAAGAGTTAGAGAAAAAAATCCTGATATTCTATTAATTGCAAATAGTCCCCATGAAGATCCAGAGATGATAGCAGATGTAGCAGATTTAGTATTAAATCCTGATAATGTAGCTAGAGGTTACTTAATTGTAAAAGCAGCTCAAGAGATGGGAGCAAAGAAATTTATGCATATATCATTTCCTAGACATATGAGTTATGAACTTTTATCTAGAAGAAGAGATATCATGAAACAGGCGGCATCAGATTTAGGAATGGAATTTATAACTATGACTGCCCCAGACCCTGTAAGTGATGTCGGTGTAGCAGGAGCTCAACAATTTATCTTAGAAAAAGTGCCTTCATGGTTAAAAAAATACGGTAAGGATACTGCATTTTTCGCAACAAATGATGCACAGACTGAGCCACTATTAAAGAGGATAGCAGAAGATGGCGGATACTTCGTAGAAGCGGATCTACCTTCTCCAACAATGGGATATCCTGGAGCTTTAGGAGTGAAATTTGATAAGAGTGAAAAGGGAAATTGGCCTAAGATATTAAAGAAAGTTGAAAAATCAGTAGTTAAAGCTGGTGGATCTGGAAGAATGGGAACATGGGCATATTCATATAACTTTGCTGCAGCAGTAGCTTTAGGAACTCATGCAATAGATGTAATAGAAGGAAGATCAGAGATAGATGATTTTGATGAAGTTATGGCATCTTTAGGAATGCAAAGTCCTGGAGCAGGTTGGAATGGAAGTGAATATGTAGATGTTGATGGGATAGAGAGAGAGAACTTTTTCTTAGTATACCAAGATACATATGTATTTGGAAAAGGATATTTAAATATGACAAACCTTGAAGTTCCTGAAAAATATTTTGAAATTAACTAA
- a CDS encoding alpha-hydroxy-acid oxidizing protein: protein MNLAEIKKNAREKMKGVCAICRECNGVWCRGMVPGMGGAGNGSTMQRNYNKLNEIRVMMRTLHNAKDPDVKFNFLGKVLSSPVMVAPITGLNYNAGGAIEEEDYIDDIVNGSLECGTIAMIGDGGNPDFYRWGIEAIKKVDGNGVAIIKPRENSEIIKRIRMAEDAGALAVGVDVDGAGLLVMSTMGQPVGPKSVEELKELVNSTKLPFILKGILSVEEAKIAMEAGVAGIIVSNHGGRVLNGTISSVETLAEISAAVGDKMVVIADGGVREGMDIVKFLALGAHCVLVGRPVIWGSVGGRREGVKITLETLKNQLYQAMILTGAGSLEEINKGMIYRD, encoded by the coding sequence ATGAACTTAGCAGAGATAAAAAAAAATGCCCGGGAAAAGATGAAAGGTGTATGTGCAATATGTCGTGAATGTAATGGTGTATGGTGCAGGGGGATGGTTCCAGGAATGGGTGGAGCAGGAAACGGCTCAACTATGCAGAGAAATTATAATAAATTAAATGAGATCAGAGTTATGATGAGAACATTACACAATGCCAAGGATCCTGATGTTAAATTTAATTTTTTAGGAAAGGTACTTTCTAGTCCGGTAATGGTAGCTCCCATAACAGGATTAAACTATAATGCCGGAGGAGCCATAGAAGAGGAAGATTATATAGATGACATCGTAAATGGAAGTTTAGAATGCGGAACTATCGCTATGATAGGTGATGGAGGGAATCCGGATTTTTATAGATGGGGAATAGAAGCTATAAAAAAAGTGGACGGTAATGGTGTGGCTATCATAAAACCTCGTGAAAACTCTGAGATCATAAAAAGGATAAGGATGGCAGAAGATGCAGGAGCGCTGGCTGTAGGAGTAGATGTAGATGGAGCTGGATTATTGGTTATGAGTACTATGGGACAGCCTGTAGGACCAAAATCAGTGGAAGAATTAAAGGAATTGGTAAATTCAACTAAGTTACCGTTTATATTAAAGGGAATCCTAAGTGTAGAAGAAGCAAAGATAGCTATGGAAGCAGGAGTAGCAGGAATCATAGTGTCTAACCATGGAGGCCGTGTGTTGAATGGTACTATAAGTTCAGTTGAGACTTTGGCTGAAATATCTGCTGCTGTAGGAGATAAGATGGTAGTAATAGCTGATGGAGGAGTAAGGGAAGGAATGGATATAGTAAAATTCTTAGCCCTTGGAGCTCACTGTGTATTGGTGGGAAGACCTGTTATTTGGGGAAGTGTAGGAGGGAGAAGGGAAGGAGTAAAAATAACTTTGGAAACTTTGAAAAATCAACTATATCAAGCTATGATATTGACAGGTGCTGGCAGTTTAGAAGAAATAAATAAAGGTATGATATATAGAGATTAA
- a CDS encoding YitT family protein, with product MKRHLKGLFFDYFVINLGLILSAIGIGIFLVPGRLVSSGVPGVATILFYGMGIPIGLTILIFNIPIFILGVKVFGKEYGFKTFFGIVGLAFYTQTFQTLLNNTSVIDYAKGGNLLLAPIFGGLFLGSGMGLIFRFGGSMGGADILGQVISKYSRLPVPHAILMLDILVMGSGIVVFGIERGLYAILSAFTCNLILNKIFEGVSHSKMVYITSSKYDEIQELLANDIQTESTTIMTKSRIQDSERKMIMVILKNKQLRDLQVFMKRIDPTAFIVISEVYEVFGDAEDE from the coding sequence ATGAAAAGACACTTAAAGGGGTTATTTTTTGATTATTTTGTTATTAATTTAGGACTGATATTATCAGCCATTGGGATAGGAATTTTCTTGGTTCCTGGGAGACTAGTCAGTAGCGGAGTTCCAGGAGTTGCCACTATATTATTTTATGGGATGGGAATCCCGATTGGTCTTACCATTCTAATCTTTAATATTCCTATATTTATCTTAGGGGTTAAAGTATTCGGAAAGGAATATGGATTCAAAACTTTTTTTGGAATTGTAGGTTTAGCTTTTTATACCCAAACATTTCAAACCTTATTAAACAATACATCTGTAATTGACTATGCAAAGGGCGGAAATTTACTCTTAGCACCTATTTTTGGCGGGTTATTTTTAGGTTCAGGAATGGGTTTAATCTTTAGGTTTGGTGGAAGTATGGGAGGAGCCGATATCCTGGGACAGGTTATCAGTAAGTACTCCAGACTGCCAGTTCCCCATGCTATCTTGATGTTGGATATCCTTGTAATGGGAAGCGGTATAGTAGTTTTCGGAATAGAAAGAGGACTCTATGCTATCCTGTCTGCATTTACATGTAATTTGATATTAAATAAGATATTTGAAGGTGTAAGTCATAGTAAGATGGTATATATTACCAGTTCTAAATATGATGAGATTCAAGAACTTCTAGCTAATGATATCCAGACTGAGAGTACCACTATTATGACTAAGAGTCGTATCCAAGATTCTGAAAGAAAGATGATCATGGTTATCTTAAAGAATAAACAGCTTCGTGACTTACAGGTATTTATGAAAAGAATAGACCCAACAGCTTTCATTGTTATCTCAGAAGTATATGAAGTTTTCGGGGATGCAGAAGACGAATAA
- a CDS encoding sugar ABC transporter ATP-binding protein, whose amino-acid sequence MSELLLKIENLSKSFGENCVLKDINISINKGEIIGLVGENGAGKSTLMKTIFGMPVIRETGGYGGSIKFEGKEIDFKSPFDALEAGIGMVHQEFSLIPGFEATENIVLNRESTKNSFLEILFGDRIKKLDSLEMEARAGIAVGHLGVKMDPKTIIKEMPVAHKQFTEIAREIERENTKLLVLDEPTAVLTESEAEILLQTMKRLANEGISIVFITHRLNEIMEISDKVVVLRDGILIKEVETKKTNSHEITEWMIGRSFSESEAVKKVTENKEVLLELDEFWVDMPGETVKKLDLKVYKGEILGIGGMAGQGKLGIANGVMGLYTTGGKLTFKGENLELNKPKLPLENGIFLVSEDRKGVGLLLDGTIEDNIAYSAIQIKDEFIKKYLGGLVEWVDEKNVEKNALEYIKKLEIRCISSKQTAGELSGGNQQKVCLAKAFTMKPELLMVSEPTRGIDVGAKKLVLETLREYNEKYGTTIVITSSELEELRGISDRIAIITEGKVAGILPPEADIIKFGELMVGIGGTDGKN is encoded by the coding sequence GTGAGTGAACTACTTTTAAAGATAGAAAATTTATCCAAATCATTTGGCGAAAATTGCGTGTTGAAAGATATAAATATAAGTATAAATAAGGGTGAGATAATAGGTTTAGTAGGGGAAAATGGAGCGGGAAAGTCGACTCTAATGAAAACTATATTTGGAATGCCTGTAATTCGTGAAACAGGTGGGTATGGCGGGAGTATAAAATTTGAAGGAAAGGAAATAGATTTTAAATCTCCATTTGATGCTTTGGAAGCAGGAATAGGGATGGTACATCAAGAATTTTCCCTGATACCTGGATTTGAAGCTACTGAAAATATAGTTCTTAATAGGGAATCGACTAAAAATAGTTTTTTAGAAATTCTATTTGGAGACAGGATAAAAAAATTAGATAGTTTAGAGATGGAAGCCAGAGCAGGGATAGCAGTGGGACATCTAGGTGTAAAGATGGATCCAAAAACTATAATAAAGGAGATGCCGGTAGCACACAAACAATTTACAGAGATAGCTCGTGAGATTGAAAGAGAAAATACTAAGTTATTGGTGCTCGATGAACCTACAGCAGTACTCACAGAATCGGAAGCAGAGATTCTATTGCAAACGATGAAACGACTGGCCAATGAGGGGATCTCAATAGTTTTCATAACCCATAGATTAAATGAGATCATGGAAATAAGTGACAAGGTAGTAGTTCTTCGGGATGGGATCTTAATAAAGGAGGTAGAAACAAAGAAAACTAACTCCCATGAAATAACTGAATGGATGATCGGGAGAAGTTTTAGTGAATCAGAAGCGGTAAAAAAAGTAACTGAAAACAAGGAAGTTCTGCTGGAATTAGATGAATTTTGGGTAGATATGCCTGGAGAAACAGTAAAAAAATTAGATCTGAAAGTATATAAAGGTGAAATTTTGGGAATAGGCGGAATGGCAGGACAGGGAAAATTGGGGATAGCCAATGGAGTCATGGGGCTCTATACCACAGGAGGAAAATTAACTTTTAAAGGGGAAAATTTAGAGCTGAATAAGCCTAAGTTACCCCTGGAAAATGGTATTTTTTTGGTGTCGGAAGACAGAAAGGGAGTCGGGCTTCTCCTGGATGGAACTATTGAAGATAATATAGCTTACTCTGCAATCCAAATCAAGGATGAATTTATTAAAAAATATCTCGGAGGTCTGGTAGAGTGGGTCGATGAAAAAAATGTGGAAAAAAACGCATTGGAGTATATAAAGAAATTAGAGATCAGATGTATAAGTTCTAAGCAGACAGCTGGAGAACTCAGTGGGGGGAATCAGCAGAAAGTCTGCCTGGCCAAGGCATTTACTATGAAACCTGAATTGTTGATGGTTTCGGAGCCGACCAGGGGAATAGATGTAGGAGCAAAAAAATTAGTTTTGGAAACTCTCCGGGAATACAATGAAAAATATGGTACTACGATAGTTATAACTTCTTCAGAGCTTGAGGAGCTCCGGGGTATCAGTGACAGGATAGCTATAATAACAGAGGGTAAAGTAGCTGGGATACTGCCTCCAGAAGCAGATATAATTAAATTTGGAGAATTGATGGTAGGGATAGGAGGAACTGATGGAAAAAATTAA